TGCCCTTTGGACCTGAACTTAGGATGTGGATCTGCATTTGATCTTGGATACTTATGTTAGACTTGGCCTTTGGAAATGGACATGGATCTTGGACCTGGACCTTGACCTGAATGTTGGAATAGACTTAGGGACTTTGTTCTCAAACTCTGGACCTGGGCCTTGAACCTGGAACCTCAGACTTGGGGCTGGATCTTGGACTTGGCCCTTAGATCTCAAACTGGTCTTTGGACATAGAATTGGAACCTTGGACTTGGAACATCAAATCTCAATTGTGGAACTCTGTCTGTGATGTTGGACCTATCCTTAGACTTGGTCCTTGGTGATGGACCCAGGCCTTGGACCTTGTTACTTGAGCTTCAACTTCTAACCTAAGACTTTGATCTCATATCAAGACCTCAGACTTGGACATCAGACCTACATCAGGATATGACTTTAGATCTGGAATATTGATCTGAACCAGAATTCTAGACCTAGATTAGGGGAGCTTGGTCTTAGACTGGAATCTTGGTTTGAAACTCAACTTGTCCTGGACACTGAACTCAGACATAGGATTGATTTGGATCTTGCAACTATACCTTTAACTTTGACATCTAACGTTGGTCACAGAACTTGGATTTGGGGCATTTGTTTTGGTCTCTCTTGTGGGTGCTACGCCACCACCTTGGTATCTTTCCATGAGGGAGGGTAGCCTCAGACTTGGCTAGGAAGTAGAGTGCTTCCCCTGGCTGCTTATTGATAGCTGGCACTCCTAATCAATCTCCTTTGTCAGTTTGCCTGGAGTTTTCAGCTGGACTTTCTATTTAGTCTGTTTAGTCATGGGAAAGAATAGGCCAGATGGGCTGTCATCTAGTGCTGGGTTAGAGTTTGGGAAATGCCTCGTCTGGACCACCTTCTTCTGTTGTGTGAGGAGACCTAAGTGCCCTGTTGCTGTGTTGTTCCTCCAGTCCAGAAGTCTCAAACCATTTATCCTTCAGGCAACCTTCTAGAGTTCTCCTTGATTGTTTCTTGCATATTTTCAGGTTTATAGTTGTACtcagcagggaggagcagagataaaTGGGTCTATACCATTTTGTCTAGACTGAAGTCAGTGCTCATTGCTGTTGTAGGTTACTCTGTTGAGAGTTTTGCTATAGAGATGAGCAGAGACATGAGACAGTGGCATGAAGGAGATGTGGTGTTAAGAaaggtttgcttttaaaataatctaaaaacggaggggagaaaaacataagagactcttaaatacaagagaacaaactgagcgttgctggaggggttgtgggtgggtgggaggggctaaatgggcaagggacattaaggaggacacctgttgggatgagcactgggtgtcatatgcaggggatgaatcactggattctactcatgaaatcattattgcactgtatgccaactaacttggatgtaaagaaaaaaagaaaaaaaaaaagaaacaagaaaggaaaaagaattgtttgtttaatttattaatgAGAGAAACTATAGCATGTTTGTAAGATCTATTTCTTGACGGTGCAGGAAGCATAGGAAATAATTACTTGAAAAGGTAGGAGGCAATAAGATCTCCTGTACAAATTTGGGAAAGCTTTAGATAGGAGCTTAGGTTTGTCCATTGCCCATCCTAACAGGAAGGAAGCAGAGTATGTGAGCACAGATGCAAGTAGGTACTCAGTGAGGTCTTGGGAGTCTGAGGAATTTCTCTCTTGACTGTTTGTTATCTTCCTGAAAGAGGAAGCAGGGTCAACAGCTAGAcagtgaaaaagaaggaagaggttgTTGGAGATTTGGAGagagaatatatgaaaaagttACCTAGGAGAGTGGACTAGTGAATGGTCTAGATTTAGAAGACGTGACAGAGGGATACAGAAGACTATGATTTAAAAGTAGGATTtaggggtaactgggtggctcagtcggttaagcgaccagctcttgatttcagctcaggtcacgatctcatagttctcAAGattgagacccacgtcaggctctgcacttagtgcagagcctgttgggattctctatccccctctctctctgcccctcacctgcttgtgctgtctctctctctctctcaaaataagtaaataaacataaaaattaaaaaaaaaataaaagtaggatttaggggtgcctgggtggctgtcagttaagcatccaactcttggtttcagctcatgatctagcagttcacgagttcaagcctcacgcagggctctgcgctgacagagtagagcctgcttgggattctctctctctccctctttctctttgccctactcccccttcaaaataaataaataaacttaaaaaaaaaagtaggatttAAAGACTTCAGAGATGGAGGAATCCTAAGTGATGTCAAAAGCCAGAGTATGAATAGCCTAGTTCTATTAACAAAGCAATGACTCCTATgtctggcactgtgctgggcaaCAGTGACAAAGGCATGAAGAAACCAGTCTCTTCCGGCGGGTTAGTGTGTAAGCCACACTGGAGTGGGCCGCTGAGACAAGGGGGATGAGCCTGTTAGCATAGACAACTAAGGTGGGTTCTTTgtccagagaggaagaaacacaggTAGCTGAAGGGGAAAGTGAGGTTAGAAAGATTTTGAAAAGTGGGAGACACTAAAACGGACTCAGTAGAGAGAGGTAAACGTGTACTAGAGACTAGAAAACCAAAAGAGCAAGATGGGATTCAGAGCACGTGGAAGGGCTGACTTAATGGGAAGCAGGGCCCTTTCCTATGTTGTAACAGTTAGAGAAGATGGGAGCATATGCAGGTACATTTCTAGATTCAGATGTAAGACTCCTAGGCATGTCACTCTAAGCCCAAAGGTAGTACAACAGCATAAATGCTTTAGCCCATTATCTTCCATGTGAGGTAAGCCCCTTATTGCCACAGAGATGCTGCTGTTGCCAAGGTCACAGTGACCTCCGTGCTGTCACATTTAGAGGTATTTTAAAGGCTTCATCCTGGACTTCTCAACATTCAACATTGCTTCATTCTCCAGAAACACTCTCTTGTCTTGACTTTCCTGATCCACACATCcttggttttttccttctttgtctggCTATCTCTTCATCTCCTTTGTTAGCTTGTGCAAATATCTGTTTTCACAAATCCTATATAAATTTAAGGTTCCTCACTACTCCCAGTACGGTAGATTGTCATAATAATGGCCCCTTATGATTCATACCTCCCGGTATCAGTGCCCTCATGTGGTCTCTTCCCACATGGCCTCTGGGTTTGGCCACATGACTTGTTTTGGTCAATGGGATATTAGCAAACACGATATAGGCAGAAGCTTGCGAATGGGGGCCTGACCTCTTAGAACCCTGAAACAACCGTGCTATGAAGAAGCTCAGGATAAAAGACCATATTTGACCCATCTGCCAAATGCAGCCACATGAGTGAGTTCAAGTCAGACCAGCAGAACCACTCAAGCAATCCAGAGACACGTAAAAATAGACCATTATCGTGTTAAGCCAGTAAATTTTGAGATGATTTGTAATGCAGCAATAGACAACTGTCATCCTCAGCTACAACAGAGACACGGCTAACTTGACTGCTTTgtgcaaatcagaaaaaaagtgaatCATAAAAACATGCCTCTGCTAGCAGACACACCTTTATTCAAATAAAAGGTGCTCCTTCCCCCAGGATGCAGCCCTATACCACGCGCCCACACTCAGCGCTGGGTGCCTTTATGCACTAGAAAAGCTGCACACTGTGTGTGAACCTCCTGGGGGATTTCTACACAATTCTCTCCATTTAGCACAGACCGGAAACTTGGCTTCAGGAAAGGTTTAATTACTccatggaaggagagagagaaaacacctaGAGTAGGGCTCCTAGCCTTCAGGATTCAGTAGACTGACTTTTATTGAAGAAGGTAGGCCAAATGTTGCTTATATAGTCACTGCATTTTTCAGACAAGTCGATTAGGCAAACTCTTCTTTGAAAAAGATGACTAGTTCTCAGGAAAAAAGAGGAGCCATTATTCCTCTGAACCACCCATGAACGTTCTGGAAAAGAGGTAGATAGACAGCTAGATTCTAGAGGAGGTGGCAGTGAGGAGCTAGATCCTCAGGTAGGCGTGGTGCCCGGCAGAGATGGCGCCATGATCCCCAGGCCTCCCCGGTCCTACGAGGTCTCCGAGAGAAGCCTGGGCAATTCCACCAGTCTTCACAGACCCACAGGCCTGCGGCAGGCTGGTCCCGGGTCTCCTGCTCCGGCCGCGCAGTGGATGCCTCCCTCTGGACTATAGCGCACAGGGCCACAGCGCAGCTGCGGCTCCTCTTCCTCATACCAGCGCTGTTCACTGAAGTCAGGGAAGAAGGCCGCGATCTCTCTACTGGCTGAAACCACAGAGTCTGTAAGAGGAGGTAAGAAAGAGAAGGGGTTCTCATAGGGAGTGCAGGAAGGAGGTAAGAGGCAGTTAGAGTCAGATTCAGAAACCTGAGCCTCTAGTCCTGCTGACCCTCAGTCCTGGGGCCACATTTGCCCAGACGGCCACACAGGGCCAGAAATGCCTGGAGGGAGGAGAGTTCATGGCGGGATACCTGGCTCTCAACTCCCTCATAGGGCCTGACCACCAGCCCCAAATCATCCTCCCTCACTGTGGccgagggcaggggaggcagactCACCAGAGCCATGGGTTGTGTTGCGGGTGTCAGTGAGGCCAAAACTTCCACGAATTGAATCTGGGGCCACGTGACGTGCTTGAAACACTCTGGTGGGTCCCATCAGTGTCCTCCAAAGCTGGATGGCATCCTTGCGGGCAAGGATGTAGGCTCGGATTGGCCCACTGTGTACAAAAGGAGCAGGTGTCAGGAATCCGGCTATGTGGTCTAGGAGGGCAAACTGTGAGCAGGGCACAAATAAAGGGACATTCCACCCTGAGGGTTACCCTGCCTTTCTAGCTCAGTACCAACACTGCTTCAAACAGGAGGTGATGGAAGGCCCCTGCTGTGTACATGCAAAAGGCCACAGAGGTCAGCAGAGTTGTTAAGTAGCATTCAACAATACTCTTCTATAGCCACAGGACCAATAAGCACCATGGCAGGTGGCCACCAGGTCAGTGTTGGCTTAATCATGGCTCCAAGCCCATGTTTCTTCAGACATTTAACACCGATTACAACTTCAAAGAGCGTCACATGAAATTAACAAGTTTAGGAGCAACAGAGATAAATCTTGGTGGATAAAGATGCCCAAACCAAAATTAGAAGTACCTGGCCATGAACTCCACCAGCCGCTGATAGAAAAAACGACctgcaaagagagagagtaaCTTCATCCAGACACTGGTGCCCAAGAGCACTTTTTGTACTTAGATCTCCTTACTTGGAATAATAagaaccattttggaaaaaaaggaacaaggagTCTGATATACCTGGGTCTGAACacaggctctgccacttacagCCTGTGCAGTTTCAGGTAAGTCATTAATTTCCCCAGCTCAGGTTCCTAGTCCATGTGCTGGAGAcctaacagtacctacctcatagggctgtGGGGAAAATTCAGAGAAACCATGAGCATGAGGACAATGTCCGACAGAGTAAACATCCCCTATACCTACTGATATCATCAGGACATAAAACTAAATTTCCGGTTGGGCTACAAAGTAGAACCctcctagaaaatatttttaaaagattgacaaTCATGAAAAGTTTGTGTATAAAGCCAGACTTTAGAAAATGGCTATAACTTTACAGTTGGTAGGTCAGAGACAGCCTGCCATTATGTGTCCTTGCACACCTCGTGGGACAGAGAAGCCTCCCATTCAGAGGACTGCTGATCCTACCTTCGTGTTCTTGGTAAAACTTCTGGCAATCTTCTTTTCTCCACAGAAGTTCTCTCATTCGTACAATAAGGAACTTGTTGCTCAGAATCTGCTGATGAACAGCCTGGATAAACACCACatcaaagataaaaatcagtcaaagggatggggtgcctgggtggctcagtggttaaatgtctgacttcagctcaggtcatgatctcacggttcatgcgttcaagtcccacatcagatgagcttgagccccacttcaggtgagctaCAGCCACACTTCGAGTGAGCCCcggctttctctctttctgtctctgcccttcgtggaattctgtctctctgtgtctctctccctcccaccctccctctgtctctctgcccccctttttctctctgcccctcactcacttgcaccccttctttctctcaaaacaaaacaaaaaaagatacaaataagtcAAAAGGATGggctgcctaggtggcttagtcgggtaagcacctgactttggctcaggatatgatctcatggatcacaggttcaagccccacatcaggctgtctgctgtgggcacagagccggcttcagatcctctgttcccctctctctctacccctctcctgtgTGTGCGCATGGGCATacgtgcactctctttctctctttcaaaaataaacattttaaaaaaatcaaagtgaccATTTGAGTGAAAAGGAAATCCAGGCTGACCAAAAGAACCCATCAGAGCCCAGGACTTGATGGTCTGTGCTGTGTTGggtcagaagagaaagaaggttgGGTGAGGTAAAGACCTTCAGTCACACGGCTAGAACATGAGCCTCTGGTGCCATCTCGGCCCCTCCCTTCAGCTGAAGCCCACACAACCCACCTCTCGGATCATCATACAAATCTCTTGATAGTGGTCCTGCCTTGAGTTTGTCCCACTCTCTCCAAACCATCACATGTGACAGATTAAAAACACCATAATTTATATGTCACACTCTGGTCAGAACTTTACTCATGGAATGAGGTATAACTACTTTAGGCCGGTGCTCAAGGCTGTACTTTCCTTGGCCTCCACCTCTTCCAATTCTCTCGTCCTGTCACCCCAGCCTGCTTGTGGCCCTCGGATCCACCACCCGCGTTCCTGCCTCAGCATCTCCCTCTGTGGAACACCTGCCCTCCTGTGCACTGACCAAAGTCTACCCTTCCTGCTGGCCAGGGCCCCGCACTTGCAGGCCACCATTCCTGACTGCTCTGGTCTTTCTCCGCACCACGGTGAGCTTTCCCAGCAGTGCTGTGCAGCGAGTACTTATCAAACTATCTTCGGCAGGACCCTACGATGACCCTCCCCCAGTCCCACCAAGATTCCGCACCCTACTCTACAGGGCTCTGAATACCATGCAACATGATTATGTtacattacatggcaaaagggataTTAAGGTTGCTATTAGTTGAATCAAAAAGATTATCCAGATGAGCCCAATTAATCACATGAGCTCTTTAAAAGCTGAGTTTTATCTGGCTAGGTACTAATGAGGAAGTCAGGTTTAAAGCATTCGAAGCACTGAACACGCTTTCCTGTCTTACAGATGGAGGGAGCTGTGTGATGAGGAATGTGAGTGGTCTCTAAAAACTGAAAGCAGTCTTCGCCTGAAGGCCAGCAAGGACGTGGGGACCTCAGTCTTAGAACCATAGGAACCAAAtgctgccaacaacctgaatgactTTGGATGTGGATTCTTCCCCAGACCCTCCAGATAAGGACCTGGCCTGCTGATACCTTGACTTTGGCCTCGTGAGACCCTGAGGAAAAACTCAGCTGAA
This sequence is a window from Prionailurus bengalensis isolate Pbe53 chromosome A2, Fcat_Pben_1.1_paternal_pri, whole genome shotgun sequence. Protein-coding genes within it:
- the NME6 gene encoding nucleoside diphosphate kinase 6 isoform X2, coding for MTSILRSPQALQLTLALIKPDAVAHPLILEAVHQQILSNKFLIVRMRELLWRKEDCQKFYQEHEGRFFYQRLVEFMASGPIRAYILARKDAIQLWRTLMGPTRVFQARHVAPDSIRGSFGLTDTRNTTHGSASREIAAFFPDFSEQRWYEEEEPQLRCGPVRYSPEGGIHCAAGAGDPGPACRRPVGL
- the NME6 gene encoding nucleoside diphosphate kinase 6 isoform X1, producing the protein MTSILRSPQALQLTLALIKPDAVAHPLILEAVHQQILSNKFLIVRMRELLWRKEDCQKFYQEHEGRFFYQRLVEFMASGPIRAYILARKDAIQLWRTLMGPTRVFQARHVAPDSIRGSFGLTDTRNTTHGSDSVVSASREIAAFFPDFSEQRWYEEEEPQLRCGPVRYSPEGGIHCAAGAGDPGPACRRPVGL
- the NME6 gene encoding nucleoside diphosphate kinase 6 isoform X3, whose amino-acid sequence is MRELLWRKEDCQKFYQEHEGRFFYQRLVEFMASGPIRAYILARKDAIQLWRTLMGPTRVFQARHVAPDSIRGSFGLTDTRNTTHGSDSVVSASREIAAFFPDFSEQRWYEEEEPQLRCGPVRYSPEGGIHCAAGAGDPGPACRRPVGL